In Ipomoea triloba cultivar NCNSP0323 chromosome 7, ASM357664v1, a single genomic region encodes these proteins:
- the LOC116025831 gene encoding cytoplasmic 60S subunit biogenesis factor REI1 homolog 1, translated as MPALTCNACNKEFKDDAEQKLHYKSEWHRYNLKRKVAGVPGVTEALFLARQSVLAEENKKLTETPMLYTCGVCGKEYRSSQAYSQHLKSKSHLLKASQEPNHNGENRAIIRPLQRPILDRSTQQVEEDVDESEESEWEEVDEEDMAEATDSLMHTSNENMQDADMDDYSVELDPSCCFMCDLKHRTIESCMVHMHKQHGFFIPDVEYLKDPKGFLTYVGLKVKRDYLCLYCNDRCHPFSSLEGVRKHMEAKSHCKVHYGDGGDDEEAELEEFYDYSSSYVDANGKELVASGDTSSGVELGSGGAELIIKKRTDDGVSTITLGSREFLRYYRQKLRPTRTNDIALSAALASRYRSMGLATVQSRENMVKMKVMKAMNRSGHEAMRTKIGIRNNVIRDLPKNVPY; from the exons ATGCCGGCTTTAACCTGCAACGCCTGCAACAAAGAATTCAAAGACGACGCCGAGCAGAAGCTCCATTACAAGTCCGAATGGCACCGATACAATCTCAAACGCAAG GTTGCAGGAGTGCCAGGGGTTACAGAAGCCCTTTTTCTAGCCAGACAGTCTGTTCTTGCAGAAGAGAATAAAAAGTTGACTGAGACTCCCATGCTCTATACCTGTGGTGTTTGTGGGAAAGAGTACCGAAGTTCCCAGGCTTATTCTCAGCATTTGAAATCGAAAAGCCACTTGTTAAAGGCTTCACAAGAGCCTAACCATAATGGTGAAAACAGGGCTATAATTAGGCCTCTTCAACGCCCCATTTTGGATAGATCCACTCAGCAGGTAGAGGAAGATGTTGATGAAAGTGAGGAGAGTGAGTGGGAAGAGGTTGATGAAGAAGACATGGCTGAAGCTACTGATTCTTTGATGCATACTTCTAATGAGAACATGCAAGATGCAGATATGGATGACTATAGTGTAGAGCTGGATCCATCTTGTTGCTTCATGTGTGATTTAAAGCATAGAACAATAGAAAGCTGTATGGTTCACATGCACAAGCAGCATGGATTCTTTATCCCCGATGTTGAATATCTCAAGGACCCGAAAGGCTTTCTGACTTATGTTGGTCTCAAG GTTAAGAGGGACTACCTGTGTTTGTATTGCAATGATAGATGCCATCCTTTCAGCAGTTTAGAAGGAGTTAGGAAGCATATGGAAGCAAAAAGTCATTGTAAAGTGCACTACGGTGatggtggtgatgatgaagaGGCAGAATTAGAAGAATTTTATGACTATAGCAGCAG CTATGTGGATGCAAATGGAAAAGAGCTGGTTGCATCAGGTGACACTAGCAGTGGAGTTGAGCTTGGAAGTGGTGGGGCCGAGCTAATTATTAAAAAGAGAACTGATGATGGAGTATCTACCATAACACTTGGATCAAGAGAATTTTTGCGATATTATCGACAAAAACTGAGGCCCACTCGCACGAACGATATTGCTCTTAGTGCTGCATTAGCTTCCAG gtATAGAAGCATGGGCCTAGCAACCGTGCAGTCGAGAGAAAACATGGTTAAGATGAAGGTGATGAAGGCCATGAATAGGTCTGGTCACGAGGCAATGCGCACCAAGATTGGTATAAGAAATAATGTCATCCGAGATCTCCCCAAGAATGTACCATATTAA
- the LOC116025289 gene encoding ubiquitin carboxyl-terminal hydrolase 18-like — MSVSADLNLTWVLQFIATVFLIALALLHLLKNTASKYFVVDASFDSTAAAHHRKMEVLDDGCIVCRSPASKHCSRCKMVKYCSETCQRSHWKSEHKLKCIDSRPTCKDKLVLATSTSRRRKTSVVSLVPASGSSKILNQSRKILFPYEEFVQLFNWDKPGFPPCGLLNCGNSCFANVVLQCLVYTKPLIAYILEKGHARECKRNDWCFFCEFERHVERARQSSQPFSPINILSRLPSLGGNLGYGKQEDAHEFMRFAIDTMQLVCLDEFGGEKAVHPNSQETTLIQHIFGGRLQSQVICTQCKNISNQYENMMDLNVEIHGDVASLEECLDQFTAKESLHGDNMYKCDRCNDYVGAWKRLMICRAPNILTIALKRFQRGRFGKLNKRVTFPETLDLRPYTSESSESDDVYRLYAVIVHVDMLNASFFGHYICYIKDFCGRWYRIDDCKVASVDLDEVLSQGAYMLLYSRISARPTSLYPVENLKNEKQDVVKVEEVHPCLNNHVESATAESLDPPLDSGLLSTDKSLDTKTNIAKDEVYPQSNFEVSMEEKVDSEASQSDTKEFRENGGSFAAEETDTSAERAQSLVSSAQPVISGVDTEAGINQASSNADLLRNSTEDSQTDSHGNGEIQCDVSSSLSSCGEIVENGAHSTVKHDDKVNHSNGANGIQDGLNKSDGGREKLKPLLSPGFLGKRPRNICVKQGAKVAYEVSKLTLHDGPNGQSNGCLNNPNCESNHAAKHVEKPCIENNSSAIVNKQDGNGHLQSRELSSLCNEDSGLPQRS, encoded by the exons ATGTCGGTCTCTGCGGATCTCAATCTCACTTGGGTGCTGCAATTCATAGCCACCGTATTCTTGATCGCCTTGGCACTGCTGCACCTCCTCAAGAACACAGCCTCCAAGTACTTCGTCGTCGACGCCAGCTTCGACTCCACCGCCGCCGCTCATCACCGCAAGATGGAGGTTTTGGACGACGGCTGCATCGTCTGTCGCAGCCCAGCATCCAAGCACTGCTCGCGTTGTAAGATGGTCAAGTATTG TTCTGAAACTTGCCAAAGATCACATTGGAAGTCTGAGCACAAGTTAAAATGCATAGATTCTAGACCAACTTGCAAAGATAAGTTAGTGCTGGCAACATCTACATCGCGAAGGAGAAAAACTTCTGTAGTTTCATTGGTACCTGCTAGTGGAAGCTCTAAGATACTCAACCAGTCGAGAAAG ATACTTTTCCCCTATGAGGAATTTGTGCAACTTTTCAACTGGGATAAGCCAGGTTTTCCTCCTTGTGGACTTTTGAATTGTGGAAACAG CTGCTTTGCCAATGTGGTTTTACAGTGTCTTGTTTACACTAAGCCACTGATTGCCTACATACTGGAGAAGGGCCATGCGAGAGAAT GTAAACGGAACGATTGGTGCTTCTTTTGTGAATTTGAACGCCATGTTGAGAGGGCCCGCCAGAGTTCACAACCCTTTTCACCAATCAACATTCTTTCACGGTTGCCTAGTCTAGGTGGTAATCTTGGCTATGGAAAGCAGGAGGATGCCCATGAGTTCATGAG gttTGCTATCGATACAATGCAGTTAGTTTGCCTTGATGAATTTGGTGGAGAAAAGGCAGTTCATCCTAACTCACAAGAGACCACTCTTATTCAGCATATATTTGGTGGTCGTCTTCAGTCTCAG GTCATATGTACACAATGCAAAAACATTTCAAATCAGTATGAAAATATGATGGACCTAAACGTGGAGATTCATGGTGATGTTGCATCTTTGGAGGAATGTTTAGACCAGTTCACCGCTAAAGAGTCTCTTCATGgtgataatatgtataaatgtgACAG ATGCAATGACTACGTTGGAGCATGGAAGCGCCTTATGATCTGTCGGGCACCAAACATCCTCACAATTGCCTTAAAACGGTTTCAG AGGGGGAGGTTCGGAAAACTTAATAAGAGGGTGACTTTTCCTGAGACTTTAGATCTTCGCCCTTACACCAGTGAATCAAGTGAGAGTGATGATGTTTACAGGCTTTATGCAGTCATCGTTCATGTGGACATGCTGAATGCATCCTTCTTTGGTCATTACATATGCTACATCAAGGATTTTTGTGGGCGATGGTACAGAATTGATGATTGTAAG GTTGCTAGTGTTGATCTGGATGAGGTGCTTTCACAGGGAGCGTATATGCTGTTGTATAGCAG gATTTCTGCTCGGCCAACATCCTTATACCCTGTTGAAAATTTAAAGAACGAGAAGCAGGATGTAGTCAAAGTGGAAGAAGTGCATCCATGTCTGAACAATCATGTTGAATCTGCTACCGCAGAATCCCTTGATCCTCCTCTTGATTCTGGATTATTGTCAACAGATAAAAGTTTGGACACAAAAACTAATATTGCTAAAGATGAGGTATATCCTCAAAGCAATTTTGAGGTTTCTATGGAAGAAAAGGTGGACTCTGAGGCAAGTCAATCAGACACTAAGGAGTTTCGGGAGAATGGAGGGTCCTTTGCTGCTGAAGAAACTGATACCTCTGCTGAACGTGCTCAAAGTTTGGTTTCTTCGGCTCAACCAGTCATTTCTGGAGTAGATACTGAAGCTGGGATAAACCAAGCAAGTTCCAATGCTGATCTGTTGAGAAATTCAACCGAGGACAGTCAAACAGATTCCCATGGCAATGGTGAAATACAGTGTGATGTTTCTTCTTCCCTATCAAGCTGTGGTGAGATAGTAGAGAATGGTGCTCACTCCACTGTAAAGCAcgatgataaggtcaatcatagCAATGGTGCTAATGGCATTCAAGATGGGCTCAATAAATCTGATGGCGGACGTGAGAAACTAAAGCCACTTCTCTCTCCTGGATTTCTTGGTAAGCGTCCACGGAATATATGTGTCAAGCAAGGTGCCAAAGTTGCATACGAGGTTTCAAAACTGACATTACACGATGGCCCAAATGGTCAAAGTAATGGATGTCTGAACAATCCTAATTGTGAAAGTAACCATGCAGCTAAACACGTGGAAAAGCCTTGCATAGAGAACAATAGCTCCGCTATAGTGAACAAACAGGATGGGAACGGTCATCTACAATCCAGAGAATTGAGCAGCCTCTGCAATGAAGATTCAGGTTTACCTCAAAGATCATAG